Proteins from one Diprion similis isolate iyDipSimi1 chromosome 3, iyDipSimi1.1, whole genome shotgun sequence genomic window:
- the LOC124404421 gene encoding uncharacterized protein LOC124404421, with protein sequence MNRHAAASPIARLLLLVGCLLSRTGLFSTAEKLSPNVHAPLFAQGAGGFRLEPPREGPVKTYAEILKQTNHPNLGDGEYSFSFETADGVQREEVGKLKKVGDELVTVVQGRYSYSSPEGLAIDVRYTADENGARSSFTFGTDPGRWKQSLALPGLPGSERALGDKGKLADKGYLPPSSAKVQTKDYLPPPTSPPAAKASNEYLPPSTR encoded by the exons ATGAATCGCCACGCG GCTGCATCACCGATCGCCCGGCTCTTGCTGCTCGTCGGTTGTCTCCTCTCGAGGACGGGGTTGTTCTCGACGGCCGAGAAACTCTCGCCGAATGTTCACGCCCCGCTTTTCGCCCAAGGGGCTGGTGGATTCAGATTGGAACCACCGCGTGAAGGTCCCGTAAAAACATACGCCGAAATACTGAAGCAAACAAATCATCCGAACTTGGGGGACGGCGAGTACTCGTTCAGCTTCGAAACCGCCGACGGAGTCCAGCGCGAGGAGGTCGGAAAGCTGAAAAAAGTCGGTGACGAACTCGTCACCGTAGTTCAGGGCCGCTACTCGTATTCCAGTCCTGAAGGCCTTGCCATCGACGTCAG GTACACCGCGGACGAGAACGGAGCGCGATCGAGTTTCACGTTTGGAACGGACCCGGGGCGATGGAAACAGTCGTTGGCGCTTCCCGGGTTACCGGGGTCGGAACGAGCGCTTGGGGACAAGGGAAAGTTGGCGGATAAAGGATACCTGCCGCCATCTTCAGCTAAGGTTCAGACCAAGGATTACTTGCCGCCACCAACTTCGCCTCCGGCGGCTAAAGCTAGTAACGAATACCTGCCGCCGTCAACCCGGTGA
- the LOC124404416 gene encoding uncharacterized protein LOC124404416 translates to MNRGSFELSRIVKNEKPGSGQTEDILHLQLTPTGKISHAKTRVYTQRYRKAWELMPDFEGWLTAVPDQPTRAYCTYCKKNLHAHRLSLLKHTCTMKHQRGAMVYQKEAMAKDGTAKLKNSASRVRLQKKHSRQAYEHDREFKVEEEKTEDDDDDIEYVIERLDDDLEMTELDPKNTDTEVDHGEADEDEKQLPPKKMKMEAQDNSRPDALAEAMAHVHGEFLDENGEPINVELEMVVESTDPCAEEIESRIISARSNRNHRDGDDMTVEPLAGNNDSTDYVHDQNKENDHDAENPHNDHLENISSSKSSLAGDWSDVESDESEQNLATTSPPALSVRKECMTKSSAAVTISESGASVSSGTAMPPSKKTVTLTPGVKTVILDTSTSTSYAAGSRYVISTAKGQASAVVVGDKKKRATDSVGQIKIGEQQQNSAPSTPATSSVSGGTQTGPKKHIILKPVTPLVQTKKPCISTHVLDTSKGLPVGGLQISLYKLMDGRWTFVNESNTSVDGRCADLVDISKYSFTAGRYKLHFDVDKYFTLRRIDTMYPFIEIVFDVKNPTEHYHVPLLISPFGYTTYRGT, encoded by the exons ATGAATCGGGGCAGTTTCGAACTCAGCCGAATCGTCAAGAATGAAAAACCGGGATCGGGGCAAACCGAGGACATACTGCACCTGCAGCTCACGCCGACGGGTAAAATCAGTCACGCCAAGACTCGCGTCTACACTCAACGATACAGAAAAGCATGGGAACTGATGCCCGACTTCGAAG GGTGGTTGACGGCTGTACCAGATCAACCCACCCGGGCATATTGCACATATTGCAAAAAGAATCTTCATGCTCATCGCCTATCATTGCTGAAGCATACCTGTACCATGAAACATCAGAGAGGTGCTATGGTGTACCAGAAAGAAGCAATGGCTAAAGACGGGACTGCAAAATTAAAGAACTCTGCATCCAGGGtccggctccaaaaaaaaCACTCTCGCCAAGCTTATGAG CATGATAGAGAATTCAAAgtagaggaagaaaaaacagaggatgatgatgatgatatagAGTATGTCATTGAACGGCTCGACGATGATCTGGAAATGACCGAACTCGACCCAAAGAACACAGATACGGAAGTGGACCACGGGGAAGCGGATGAAGACGAGAAACAATTGCCAcctaagaaaatgaaaatggaagCACAA GACAACAGTCGCCCTGACGCCCTTGCAGAGGCCATGGCTCACGTGCACGGCGAGTTCCTAGACGAGAACGGAGAACCAATTAACGTCGAGTTGGAAATGGTTGTTGAGTCAACAGATCCATGTGCCGAGGAGATTGAATCACGCATCATTTCAGCCCGATCTAATAGAAACCATCGTGACGGAGATGATATGACCGTAGAACCTTTGGCAGGAAACAATGATTCAACTGACTATGTCCATGATCAGAACAAAGAGAACGATCACGACGCTGAAAATCCACATAATGATCACTTGGAAAACATTTCAAGCTCTAAATCATCACTg GCTGGCGATTGGAGTGACGTTGAAAGTGACGAATCAGAGCAAAATTTGGCTACCACCTCGCCTCCAGCTTTGTCGGTGCGCAAAGAGTGTATGACAAAATCATCGGCTGCGGTGACAATCTCCGAATCCGGAGCCTCCGTCAGCAGCGGCACGGCGATGCCACCGTCGAAAAAGACGGTGACACTCACTCCCGGCGTGAAGACGGTGATTCTGGACACTTCAACGTCGACGTCCTACGCTGCCGGATCTCGCTACGTAATAAGCACTGCCAAAGGGCAGGCGTCGGCCGTCGTTgttggtgataaaaaaaaacgagcgaCGGATTCCGTCGGGCAGATTAAAATCGGAGAACAGCAGCAAAATTCCGCTCCATCCACGCCTGCAACGAGTTCCGTATCAGGCGGTACTCAGACCGGCCCTAAGAAA CACATCATACTGAAGCCTGTGACTCCGTTGGTGCAAACTAAAAAACCGTGCATATCAACCCACGTATTGGACACCAGCAAGGGCCTACCGGTCGGCGGATTGCAGATAAGTCTCTACAAACTGATGGACGGCCGCTGGACGTTTGTGAATGAGAG CAACACGTCGGTGGACGGTCGGTGCGCTGACCTTGTAGATATTTCGAAGTACAGCTTCACAGCCGGCCGTTACAAGCTTCACTTCGACGTCGACAAGTACTTCACACTCCGGAGAATCGACACCATGTATCCCTTCATCGAGATCGTTTTCGATGTCAAAAACCCCACTGAACACTACCACGTGCCTCTCTTGATCAGTCCCTTCGGTTACACAACATACCGAGGAACGTAA